One Babylonia areolata isolate BAREFJ2019XMU chromosome 27, ASM4173473v1, whole genome shotgun sequence DNA window includes the following coding sequences:
- the LOC143301403 gene encoding uncharacterized protein LOC143301403 isoform X1 — translation MLLLLLLLFTVQGLFLSADAEGSAREQLKNDVRQRCYSIGTCMPSSEPDGAAKEICSTFMDAVRCMETAVDACRLLGFPADTLSEAEGRIQELRQLLAVQCPSTSTTPAPTSSKPVRNVTASTAVTDRAHELTAAVVTELAYNVTADTGVSLSPSSGETTSAQNADAKKEASKDRHMNSGAVPARDYTLSTALLLLPLLFTLMSPLTTASACGL, via the exons TCCAGGGGTTGTTCCTTTCAGCTGATGCCGAGGGGTCCGCCAGGGAACAGCTGAAGAACGATGTCCGGCAGAGGTGCTACAGCATAGGCACCTGTATGCCGTCTTCTGAACCTGACGGTGCTGCGAAAGAGATCTGCAG CACGTTCATGGATGCTGTGAGGTGCATGGAGACGGCGGTGGACGCTTGCCGTCTGCTGGGATTCCCCGCGGACACCTTGTCGGAAGCCGAGGGAAGGATCCAAGAGCTTCGTCAGCTGCTGGCTGTCCAGTGCCCCTCCACGTCCACCACACCTGCACCGACGTCATCAAAACCTGTGCGCAACGTCACCGCTTCTACTGCCGTCACGGATCGTGCACACGAACTCACCGCTGCTGTCGTCACAGAACTTGCGTACAACGTCACTGCTGACACTGGTGTCTCGTTATCGCCTTCCTCCGGCGAAACCACGAGTGCTCAGA ATGCAGACGCGAAGAAAGAAGCCAGCAAAGACAGGCACATGAACAGCGGTGCAGTCCCAGCGCGGGATTACACTTTATCCACTGCACTCCTACTGCTGCCCTTGCTCTTCACGCTCATGTCGCCACTAACTACAGCAAGCGCCTGTGGCCtatga
- the LOC143301403 gene encoding uncharacterized protein LOC143301403 isoform X2 has translation MLLLLLLLFTADAEGSAREQLKNDVRQRCYSIGTCMPSSEPDGAAKEICSTFMDAVRCMETAVDACRLLGFPADTLSEAEGRIQELRQLLAVQCPSTSTTPAPTSSKPVRNVTASTAVTDRAHELTAAVVTELAYNVTADTGVSLSPSSGETTSAQNADAKKEASKDRHMNSGAVPARDYTLSTALLLLPLLFTLMSPLTTASACGL, from the exons CTGATGCCGAGGGGTCCGCCAGGGAACAGCTGAAGAACGATGTCCGGCAGAGGTGCTACAGCATAGGCACCTGTATGCCGTCTTCTGAACCTGACGGTGCTGCGAAAGAGATCTGCAG CACGTTCATGGATGCTGTGAGGTGCATGGAGACGGCGGTGGACGCTTGCCGTCTGCTGGGATTCCCCGCGGACACCTTGTCGGAAGCCGAGGGAAGGATCCAAGAGCTTCGTCAGCTGCTGGCTGTCCAGTGCCCCTCCACGTCCACCACACCTGCACCGACGTCATCAAAACCTGTGCGCAACGTCACCGCTTCTACTGCCGTCACGGATCGTGCACACGAACTCACCGCTGCTGTCGTCACAGAACTTGCGTACAACGTCACTGCTGACACTGGTGTCTCGTTATCGCCTTCCTCCGGCGAAACCACGAGTGCTCAGA ATGCAGACGCGAAGAAAGAAGCCAGCAAAGACAGGCACATGAACAGCGGTGCAGTCCCAGCGCGGGATTACACTTTATCCACTGCACTCCTACTGCTGCCCTTGCTCTTCACGCTCATGTCGCCACTAACTACAGCAAGCGCCTGTGGCCtatga